One stretch of Leadbetterella byssophila DSM 17132 DNA includes these proteins:
- a CDS encoding DUF262 domain-containing protein, which produces MKSDKNIEEAIVLEDSFNEEVEQEQVDADEALMEKPFDPTKINIETKTPSLDTLIKRIERNEIQMDTTTYFQRQDDLWDKTKQSRLIESILIRFPLPAFFFDASDDNNWLVVDGLQRLSSIRNFCVTKDLKLTNLEFLTQLNGKGWKDLSGDLKRIIEEAQVVIYKIMPGTPTDVKFNIFKRINTGGLVLEPQEIRHALFQGKPAQFIADLGKNEAFLKATEGRIKTHRMLDRDFANRFLAFYLFGYENYSPDLDTFMSKAMANIYNMSQSELDKIIHNYSEAMIVAKKIFKEEAFRKIHNESKRLPPINKALFDALATQLAVLSQSERDALVSKGKVFKKGLYDLLNNDAYFFTSVTSSTGDKNRVYHRHNEIKKLIHQTIES; this is translated from the coding sequence ATGAAATCAGATAAAAATATAGAGGAAGCAATTGTGTTAGAAGATTCTTTTAATGAGGAAGTAGAGCAGGAACAAGTAGATGCTGATGAGGCTCTTATGGAAAAACCTTTTGACCCTACTAAAATCAATATTGAAACGAAAACACCATCTTTAGATACTCTAATTAAACGTATTGAGCGGAATGAAATACAGATGGACACTACTACATATTTTCAAAGACAAGATGATTTGTGGGATAAAACAAAACAAAGCCGTTTAATAGAATCTATTTTAATTCGTTTCCCTTTGCCAGCATTCTTTTTTGATGCTTCCGATGACAATAATTGGCTTGTTGTAGATGGTTTACAGCGTTTAAGTAGTATCCGAAATTTTTGTGTTACAAAAGATTTGAAACTTACAAATCTTGAATTTCTTACTCAATTAAATGGTAAGGGATGGAAAGACCTTAGTGGGGATTTAAAACGAATTATTGAAGAAGCACAGGTTGTTATTTATAAAATAATGCCCGGTACGCCTACGGACGTTAAGTTCAACATCTTCAAACGCATCAACACAGGTGGCTTAGTCTTAGAACCGCAAGAAATTAGACACGCCTTATTTCAAGGGAAACCTGCCCAATTCATTGCAGACCTTGGTAAAAATGAGGCATTTCTAAAAGCAACAGAGGGTAGAATAAAAACTCATCGTATGTTGGACAGAGACTTTGCCAACCGTTTTCTTGCTTTTTATTTGTTCGGCTATGAAAATTATAGCCCGGACTTAGATACGTTTATGAGTAAGGCAATGGCTAATATTTACAATATGTCGCAAAGTGAATTAGACAAAATAATTCACAATTACAGCGAAGCGATGATTGTTGCAAAGAAAATATTTAAGGAAGAGGCGTTTAGAAAAATACATAATGAATCTAAAAGGCTTCCACCAATAAATAAGGCTTTATTTGATGCTTTGGCTACACAATTAGCAGTATTAAGTCAGTCAGAAAGAGATGCCCTTGTGTCAAAAGGGAAAGTGTTTAAAAAAGGGCTTTATGATTTGCTAAATAATGATGCTTATTTTTTTACTTCTGTTACGAGTTCAACAGGTGATAAAAACAGAGTATATCACCGTCATAATGAGATAAAGAAATTAATTCATCAAACAATAGAATCTTAA
- a CDS encoding helix-turn-helix domain-containing protein, with amino-acid sequence MSNQFGEKIRSLRESNGLLLREVAPLLNIDTPQLSKIERGERQSKKEYIEMFAQIFKVDINDLLKIWLADQMYNVIEGEPLAKEAIKELTSVVNKLK; translated from the coding sequence ATGTCTAATCAATTTGGTGAGAAAATAAGAAGTTTAAGAGAGAGTAATGGTTTGTTGTTGAGGGAAGTTGCACCATTGCTCAATATTGATACGCCACAACTAAGTAAAATAGAGAGAGGGGAACGACAATCGAAAAAAGAGTATATAGAAATGTTTGCTCAAATTTTCAAGGTTGACATTAACGACCTTTTAAAAATATGGTTAGCAGACCAAATGTATAATGTTATTGAGGGAGAACCCTTGGCTAAGGAAGCGATAAAGGAACTGACAAGTGTAGTTAATAAATTGAAATAA
- a CDS encoding IS3 family transposase: MIEGTNKLLGISKQCSLLGIHRSGLYYRPVAEREEDLQLMLEIDKIYLKYPFMGSRRVVDQLTKLGFQVNRKRVQRLRRLMRLETFYPKPNTSKADPAKYKYPYLLKNLKIEKINQAWAVDITSVPMKTGFMYLVAIIDLYSRYVVNWSIGNTMDAQWVGNCLSEAFDKHGVPQIINSDQGSQFTSEVYLDLLKEKGVAISMDGKGRAVDNIFIERLWRSVKWEYVYLNPEIDGVALFKGLTQWFKFYNHERNHQGIDMEIPAERFNLVA, from the coding sequence ATGATCGAAGGGACGAATAAACTGCTGGGTATTTCTAAGCAATGCAGTCTATTGGGGATTCATCGCAGTGGTCTATATTACCGGCCCGTAGCAGAGCGTGAAGAAGATTTACAGCTTATGCTTGAAATTGATAAGATTTACCTCAAATACCCTTTTATGGGTAGTCGGAGGGTGGTAGATCAACTAACAAAGTTGGGCTTTCAGGTGAACCGTAAACGGGTGCAGAGATTAAGAAGACTTATGAGATTGGAAACCTTTTATCCTAAACCCAATACCAGTAAAGCAGACCCAGCGAAATATAAGTATCCCTACTTGCTAAAGAATTTAAAAATAGAAAAGATTAATCAGGCGTGGGCTGTGGATATCACCTCTGTCCCCATGAAAACCGGATTTATGTATCTGGTGGCAATAATAGACTTATATAGCAGATATGTGGTCAATTGGTCAATCGGCAACACTATGGATGCACAATGGGTAGGCAATTGTTTGTCAGAGGCATTTGACAAACATGGAGTGCCACAGATAATAAATAGTGATCAGGGAAGTCAGTTTACCTCAGAAGTTTACCTGGACTTACTGAAGGAAAAAGGGGTAGCCATTTCTATGGATGGAAAAGGTAGAGCCGTAGACAATATCTTTATAGAGAGGCTTTGGCGAAGTGTTAAATGGGAATATGTTTATCTTAATCCTGAAATCGATGGAGTGGCGTTGTTCAAAGGATTAACCCAGTGGTTTAAATTTTACAACCATGAGCGAAACCATCAGGGTATTGACATGGAAATTCCAGCAGAAAGATTTAACTTAGTAGCATAG
- a CDS encoding transposase has product MGNTRRKFSSEFKSKVVLEALKERQTLSELASLFEVHPQQITNWKKEFMEKSAQIFELKSVGKSSVEEQEKEFLYAQIGQQKVEIEFLKKKWHQIQASNKGVK; this is encoded by the coding sequence ATGGGAAATACACGTAGAAAATTCAGTTCGGAATTCAAGAGCAAGGTGGTCTTGGAAGCCTTAAAGGAGCGACAAACTTTGTCGGAGCTTGCGTCATTATTTGAGGTTCATCCTCAGCAGATCACTAATTGGAAGAAGGAATTCATGGAGAAAAGTGCTCAAATTTTCGAGTTGAAGTCTGTTGGAAAATCAAGTGTTGAAGAACAGGAGAAGGAATTTCTTTATGCTCAAATCGGCCAGCAAAAAGTAGAAATTGAATTTCTTAAAAAAAAGTGGCATCAAATACAGGCCTCAAACAAAGGCGTGAAATGA
- a CDS encoding VapE domain-containing protein gives MVVSIFKNFNEVIENQKIIEVLNDIKTGKYINVITYLRKSLKESKMEAYERAKKSLPAFTPSASFKGGRKLEFVTAYTQIVVLDIDKLTTEQLDTAKQLSKETPYTFASFTSPSGNGLKIFVRVNSSQENHKEAFITLQKFYEEFLSLPIDKSGKDITRLCFVSYDTDLYLNENATVYPVISTEDLTPYIEQSEEVIQEHTTIASNGLPTTQFNNDYLTVYEHCVRFTEKKESYVNGNRNNFVHLLACNLNRKGVPLPMAMGYILSDYNYNLQEVTATVNSAYNNTHEHNKSTLSISPNGEISEQSKSIKSSEEESDEEEEKPSFIDRLENFLNNRYNFRYNTVMGKLEYKTVKSTIWKPVTDFVENSILREILKAKVKCNINTLRNLLHSDYCQQYDPFKDYFETLPENEDETDYITELANTITTTKQDLWQVCFKKWFVAMVACVTNEKVTNQTVIVFSGKQGVGKTTWIEKLIPKPLKDYMFSGTINPNNKDTLIHLAECMLINLDELENLNRTEIGTLKELITKTHIRMRKAYGHNNETLPRRASFAGSVNTAQFLNDTTGSRRFLCFEVEHIEYTHNIDINLAYAQAIQLYKNGFRFWFNQEEIKEINQNNEQYQARSPEEELLLTWFEVADRETANNFINTTQIAAKLADKAKLNVTDGTVMKLGKALKKYGYLRLSKKNGYVYAVKELTWEEVENKNKEKEPLPKPPEQSSISFDNP, from the coding sequence ATGGTAGTAAGTATTTTTAAAAACTTCAATGAAGTGATAGAGAACCAAAAAATCATTGAGGTATTGAACGACATCAAAACAGGTAAGTATATCAATGTGATAACATACCTGCGAAAATCATTGAAAGAAAGCAAAATGGAAGCATACGAAAGGGCAAAGAAATCTTTGCCCGCTTTCACACCTTCCGCATCTTTCAAAGGTGGTAGAAAGTTAGAGTTTGTTACTGCATATACTCAAATCGTAGTATTAGACATTGACAAGCTCACAACGGAGCAACTGGATACAGCAAAGCAATTATCAAAAGAAACGCCTTATACTTTTGCTTCGTTTACCAGCCCATCGGGAAACGGTTTAAAAATCTTTGTTCGTGTCAATTCATCGCAGGAAAATCACAAAGAAGCGTTTATAACACTTCAAAAATTCTATGAAGAATTTTTATCGTTACCCATTGACAAATCAGGCAAAGACATTACACGTCTTTGCTTCGTGTCTTACGACACCGATTTGTATTTGAATGAAAATGCAACGGTATATCCTGTAATTTCTACGGAAGATTTAACGCCTTACATTGAGCAATCAGAAGAAGTAATACAGGAACACACAACCATTGCAAGCAATGGTTTACCCACAACACAATTCAATAATGATTACTTGACCGTTTACGAACATTGCGTAAGATTTACCGAGAAAAAAGAAAGCTATGTAAATGGTAATAGAAACAACTTTGTACATTTATTGGCTTGCAATCTCAATCGTAAAGGAGTGCCATTGCCTATGGCAATGGGTTATATCCTTTCTGATTACAACTACAATTTACAGGAAGTAACAGCAACCGTAAACAGTGCTTACAACAATACTCACGAACACAACAAAAGCACCTTATCCATTTCGCCAAATGGCGAAATTTCCGAGCAATCCAAAAGCATAAAATCATCTGAAGAAGAATCGGACGAGGAAGAAGAAAAACCGAGTTTCATTGACCGATTGGAGAATTTTCTAAACAACCGCTACAATTTTCGCTATAATACAGTTATGGGAAAATTGGAATACAAAACCGTAAAATCCACCATTTGGAAACCAGTAACGGATTTCGTTGAAAACTCAATCCTTCGTGAGATTTTAAAAGCCAAAGTAAAATGCAACATTAATACTTTGCGGAACTTGTTACACTCTGATTATTGCCAGCAATACGATCCTTTCAAGGATTATTTTGAAACCCTTCCCGAAAATGAAGATGAAACCGACTACATCACAGAGCTTGCCAACACCATTACCACCACAAAGCAGGATTTATGGCAGGTATGTTTCAAAAAATGGTTTGTCGCAATGGTAGCCTGCGTAACCAACGAAAAAGTAACCAACCAAACCGTAATCGTATTCAGCGGAAAACAAGGCGTAGGAAAAACAACGTGGATAGAAAAACTAATCCCAAAGCCGTTAAAAGATTATATGTTTTCGGGAACAATCAACCCAAACAATAAAGATACCTTGATACACTTGGCAGAATGTATGCTAATCAATTTGGACGAACTCGAAAACTTAAACCGTACCGAAATCGGTACACTCAAAGAGCTGATAACAAAAACGCATATCCGTATGCGTAAAGCTTATGGACATAACAACGAAACCCTGCCACGCAGGGCATCGTTTGCAGGCAGTGTAAACACCGCCCAATTTTTAAATGATACAACAGGTTCACGCAGATTTTTATGTTTTGAAGTGGAGCATATCGAGTACACACATAATATTGATATAAACTTGGCTTATGCCCAAGCAATACAGCTTTACAAAAACGGTTTCCGTTTTTGGTTCAACCAGGAAGAAATAAAAGAGATTAACCAAAACAACGAACAGTACCAGGCAAGAAGCCCCGAAGAAGAATTACTATTGACTTGGTTTGAAGTAGCAGACAGGGAAACCGCCAACAACTTCATAAACACCACACAGATAGCAGCCAAATTAGCCGACAAAGCCAAACTCAATGTTACAGACGGAACCGTAATGAAATTAGGAAAAGCATTAAAAAAATACGGTTACTTGCGATTATCCAAAAAGAACGGTTATGTGTATGCAGTAAAGGAACTAACCTGGGAAGAAGTCGAAAACAAGAACAAAGAAAAAGAACCTCTACCAAAGCCACCTGAACAATCAAGCATTTCGTTTGATAATCCCTAA
- a CDS encoding helix-turn-helix domain-containing protein: MEAFILSKDQYTELVARLDEITTRLNAKNEPKKDTFLDNQEFLQLMKISKRTAQTWRDEGRISFSQVGNKIYYKLSDVEKLLQEHYNKAFSKK; the protein is encoded by the coding sequence ATGGAAGCATTTATTTTATCAAAAGACCAGTACACAGAATTGGTAGCAAGGTTAGACGAAATCACAACACGTCTTAACGCAAAGAACGAACCCAAAAAGGACACGTTTTTAGACAATCAGGAGTTTTTACAACTGATGAAAATTAGTAAACGAACTGCCCAGACGTGGCGGGACGAGGGGCGTATTTCATTCAGTCAGGTAGGCAACAAAATTTATTACAAGCTGTCAGACGTTGAAAAACTGTTGCAGGAACATTACAACAAGGCTTTTTCGAAGAAATAA
- a CDS encoding cupin domain-containing protein translates to MIINTKNTKYYQWGNNCQAWTFIQSENVIVKEELMPPHTEEQLHFHNETEQFFYILDGKASFLLESEKISLLKNEGIKISAKQIHKIGNETSEDLRFLVMSFPGNSNDRVNIQH, encoded by the coding sequence ATGATTATCAATACAAAGAATACAAAATATTATCAATGGGGTAATAATTGTCAGGCGTGGACTTTTATACAATCTGAAAACGTTATTGTCAAAGAAGAATTAATGCCACCACATACGGAGGAACAGCTTCATTTTCATAATGAAACAGAGCAGTTTTTTTATATTCTTGATGGCAAAGCTTCATTCTTATTGGAGAGTGAAAAAATTTCTTTATTAAAAAACGAAGGGATTAAAATTTCCGCTAAGCAAATACACAAAATTGGAAATGAAACTTCTGAAGACTTGCGGTTTTTAGTGATGTCTTTTCCCGGAAATAGCAATGACAGAGTTAATATCCAACATTGA
- a CDS encoding DUF1572 family protein codes for MDSYLENIKKQFLYYKMLGEKAMEQLQEEQLFWQYSGESNSIAILVNHIAGNMLSRFTEFLTTDGEKPWRNRDAEFTNPFQSKSELMEHWNKGWNCLLDTLGNLTDNDLEKIIYIRNDGHTVTEAINRQLAHYPYHIGQMVFIAKMLKNEDWRTLSIARNKSADYNSRKFSQDKDRRHYTDDL; via the coding sequence ATGGACAGTTATTTAGAAAATATCAAAAAGCAATTCCTGTATTACAAAATGCTTGGAGAAAAAGCAATGGAACAATTACAGGAAGAACAATTATTCTGGCAGTATAGCGGGGAAAGCAATAGCATCGCTATTCTGGTCAATCACATTGCTGGAAATATGCTATCCAGGTTTACCGAATTTCTGACCACAGACGGAGAAAAGCCCTGGCGAAACCGTGATGCGGAATTTACCAATCCGTTTCAGAGTAAATCGGAATTGATGGAACATTGGAATAAAGGTTGGAATTGTCTGTTGGATACATTAGGAAATTTAACGGATAACGATTTAGAGAAAATTATTTATATCCGAAATGACGGCCATACCGTTACCGAGGCGATTAACAGGCAATTAGCTCATTATCCTTATCATATCGGACAAATGGTTTTCATAGCCAAAATGCTGAAAAATGAAGATTGGAGAACTTTGTCCATAGCAAGAAACAAATCAGCAGATTACAACAGCCGCAAGTTTTCGCAGGATAAAGACAGACGGCATTATACAGATGATTTATAA
- a CDS encoding AAA family ATPase, which produces MKNLFVITGGPGAGKTTLLNALSANGYKTIPEAARTIIREETALNGDALPWKNKQLYTDKMIAASLLDYNRAKASQSYEVCFFDRGILAAVCYADMIGYVLSTETIEKVLNCSYYPKVFILPPWKEIYQTDNERKQDWQEAVHTYFQMKSTYEKHGYEVINVPIGNINERKEFVLTQIR; this is translated from the coding sequence ATGAAAAACTTATTCGTTATAACCGGTGGCCCCGGAGCAGGAAAAACAACCTTATTAAATGCTCTGTCAGCAAATGGATATAAAACTATTCCGGAAGCTGCCAGAACGATTATCCGCGAAGAAACAGCACTAAACGGTGATGCTTTGCCTTGGAAAAACAAACAACTTTATACCGATAAAATGATAGCCGCATCCCTTTTAGATTACAACAGAGCAAAAGCAAGCCAGTCATATGAAGTTTGCTTTTTCGACCGAGGTATTTTGGCTGCTGTCTGTTATGCGGATATGATTGGCTATGTACTTTCAACGGAAACCATAGAAAAAGTATTGAATTGCTCATATTATCCTAAGGTATTTATCCTGCCACCCTGGAAAGAAATTTATCAAACAGATAATGAACGAAAACAGGATTGGCAGGAGGCAGTACACACCTATTTCCAAATGAAAAGTACTTATGAAAAGCACGGTTATGAAGTCATAAACGTGCCGATTGGTAATATCAATGAAAGAAAAGAATTTGTATTAACCCAAATAAGATAG
- a CDS encoding nuclear transport factor 2 family protein, producing the protein MNTDFAKEWLEAWNSHDLDKIMEHYSENIDFVSPIIQQMGINAEGKISNKSDLKDYFSKALQKYPDLHFELYHELKGANSTVLFYRSVNNSFSAEYMELNNEGKVSKVRAHYKFEK; encoded by the coding sequence ATGAATACAGACTTTGCAAAGGAATGGCTTGAGGCCTGGAACAGCCACGATTTGGATAAAATTATGGAACATTACAGCGAAAACATTGATTTTGTTTCGCCCATTATCCAGCAAATGGGAATAAACGCAGAAGGTAAAATTTCCAATAAAAGTGATTTAAAGGATTACTTTTCAAAAGCCCTGCAAAAATACCCCGACCTGCACTTTGAATTGTACCACGAACTCAAAGGAGCTAATTCAACCGTATTGTTTTACAGAAGTGTCAATAATTCCTTTTCGGCAGAATATATGGAATTGAATAATGAAGGAAAAGTAAGTAAAGTAAGAGCACATTATAAGTTTGAAAAATAA
- a CDS encoding DinB family protein: protein MEITNMENFLEYYGKIRQRTNRLIAVIPPKYMDWAYKPGKFTIADQIRHIAAIERYMFAETILGNSCTYNGCGKELADGYDNVIHYFNEKHEEALAIFKSLSNEDLQRKCLTPGNAPITVWKWLRAMTEHEIHHRAQLYIYLNLLDVKTPPMFGLSSEEIIQNNHSK, encoded by the coding sequence ATGGAAATAACCAATATGGAAAATTTTCTGGAGTACTATGGAAAAATCAGGCAACGCACCAATCGCCTGATTGCCGTTATTCCACCGAAATATATGGATTGGGCATACAAGCCCGGCAAATTTACCATTGCTGACCAGATAAGACACATTGCAGCCATTGAGCGGTATATGTTTGCCGAAACTATTTTAGGAAATTCCTGTACTTACAATGGGTGTGGGAAAGAACTTGCAGACGGGTACGATAATGTAATCCATTATTTCAACGAGAAACACGAAGAAGCATTAGCCATTTTCAAAAGTCTGAGTAATGAAGATTTACAACGCAAATGCCTGACACCCGGCAATGCTCCAATTACCGTCTGGAAGTGGCTTCGGGCAATGACCGAACACGAAATTCACCACAGAGCACAGCTTTATATTTACCTGAACCTATTGGACGTAAAAACACCGCCAATGTTTGGATTGAGTTCAGAAGAAATTATTCAAAACAATCACTCAAAATAA
- a CDS encoding DUF6176 family protein — MERKLFKYRILPEKVEQLHQWMQTLNSRKEELLQTIEHEKVYIENIFLSEEEGFHWLYFYMLADDIEFALEQYAKGIFEIDRIHLGFAKECIDFDYTAPDFKEMVYISRQTDRIIND, encoded by the coding sequence ATGGAAAGAAAGCTCTTCAAATACCGTATTCTACCCGAAAAAGTTGAGCAGTTACATCAATGGATGCAAACGCTTAACAGTAGAAAAGAAGAATTATTGCAAACCATTGAACACGAAAAAGTCTATATCGAAAACATTTTTCTTTCGGAAGAAGAAGGCTTTCATTGGCTGTATTTCTATATGCTGGCAGACGATATTGAATTTGCTTTGGAACAGTATGCCAAAGGCATTTTTGAGATAGACCGAATTCATCTTGGTTTTGCTAAAGAATGTATAGACTTCGATTATACAGCACCCGATTTTAAAGAAATGGTTTATATCTCTCGGCAAACCGATAGAATTATAAATGATTAA
- a CDS encoding PaaI family thioesterase, producing MNDERKTRLLESFGRSKIMQLFGAEVTGMDEGYFEITVPKQDFMARPAGMFNGSTIASLVDVSSGYAGASAKPEDSYFTTVELKVNYLNPAIGEQLVAKAQVIKNGKVLTVVRSDVFAVSAEGKETLAATSLVTLMQLSKKSPDKQID from the coding sequence ATGAACGATGAAAGAAAAACACGACTATTGGAAAGTTTCGGGCGTTCCAAAATAATGCAATTATTCGGTGCGGAAGTAACCGGAATGGACGAAGGTTATTTTGAAATCACTGTTCCCAAACAGGATTTTATGGCTCGTCCGGCAGGAATGTTCAACGGCAGTACCATTGCTTCATTGGTAGATGTTTCCTCGGGCTATGCCGGAGCGTCAGCTAAACCGGAAGACAGCTATTTTACAACAGTTGAGCTGAAAGTAAACTACCTAAATCCTGCCATTGGTGAACAACTTGTGGCTAAAGCACAGGTTATCAAAAACGGAAAAGTTTTGACTGTGGTCCGTTCAGACGTATTTGCAGTTAGTGCCGAAGGTAAGGAAACATTAGCAGCAACTTCATTGGTTACACTGATGCAGTTATCAAAAAAATCACCCGACAAACAAATAGATTAG
- a CDS encoding GNAT family N-acetyltransferase: MALQSSFGTNQKPEKSNAMEISNQVIEIKTGFENMDINAVHQFLSKESYWAKGIPLETVKTALQNSFCIGLFEDEKQIGFARLVTDYATFGYLADVYVLKEYRGKGLSKMMIKYIMELDFAGSLRRILLATLDAHLLYSQFGFQLPENPERLMEIKRNNLYEDV; this comes from the coding sequence TTGGCATTGCAGTCATCATTTGGCACAAATCAAAAACCTGAAAAATCAAATGCAATGGAAATAAGCAATCAGGTGATTGAAATAAAAACTGGCTTTGAAAATATGGATATTAATGCCGTCCATCAGTTTTTGAGTAAGGAAAGTTATTGGGCAAAAGGTATTCCATTGGAAACTGTAAAAACGGCATTGCAAAATTCATTTTGTATTGGGCTATTTGAAGATGAAAAACAGATTGGCTTTGCCCGATTGGTAACGGACTATGCCACTTTCGGCTATTTGGCGGATGTGTATGTTTTGAAGGAATACAGAGGTAAGGGATTATCAAAAATGATGATAAAATACATAATGGAATTGGATTTTGCAGGAAGTTTGAGAAGGATATTATTGGCAACCTTAGATGCTCATTTGCTTTACAGCCAATTTGGATTTCAACTTCCTGAGAATCCGGAGCGATTGATGGAAATAAAAAGAAATAATCTTTATGAAGATGTTTAG
- a CDS encoding YfiT family bacillithiol transferase, with protein sequence MEQINQYPIGKYKEPEVITEEMCMSFIDMIASFPKNLKSAVMSLDDEQLNTPYRKGSWTVRQVVHHLADSNINCFARIKFAITEDNPTIKSFAEEKWAELPDAKHISILPSLSILAGIHERWAILLKGLEKQDWNRTFFHPDLNKSQTIAEAMAKYSWHCSHHLAQIKNLKNQMQWK encoded by the coding sequence ATGGAACAGATTAATCAATATCCGATTGGGAAATACAAAGAGCCGGAAGTAATTACCGAAGAAATGTGTATGTCATTCATTGATATGATTGCTTCATTCCCGAAAAATCTAAAATCAGCGGTAATGAGTTTAGACGATGAACAATTAAACACACCTTACAGGAAAGGAAGTTGGACTGTCAGGCAGGTTGTTCATCATTTAGCGGATAGCAATATCAATTGTTTTGCCCGCATTAAGTTTGCAATAACGGAAGATAATCCGACTATCAAATCGTTTGCAGAAGAAAAATGGGCGGAGTTGCCGGACGCGAAACATATATCCATTTTGCCATCATTGAGCATTTTAGCAGGCATTCACGAACGTTGGGCAATACTTTTAAAAGGTTTGGAAAAACAAGATTGGAACAGAACGTTCTTTCATCCGGATTTAAACAAAAGCCAAACGATTGCTGAAGCTATGGCAAAATACAGTTGGCATTGCAGTCATCATTTGGCACAAATCAAAAACCTGAAAAATCAAATGCAATGGAAATAA
- a CDS encoding branched-chain amino acid aminotransferase codes for MINIQKSKRSMKSNFNYDDFVFGVQPTDHILLCNYKDGSWQSPSIMPYADIKMSPMSLCLHYGQTVFEGMKAFRQDNGQVIIFRPDKHFRRFNASLERMCMPAVEQDLFIEGIKELVRLEEHWLPEEQEINLYIRPFMIATEPRLGVKVSDEYLFCIVCTPMGLYYSEPVRLKVETEFVRAAEGGVGYAKCGGNYGAAFYPAQQAKIQGYDQVIWTDAKTHEYIEEAGTMNIAIVIDDRLITPKLSTSILDGVTRSSIIQIAKDLGMIVEERKVQLQELIDEFQSGKKIEIFGVGTAAVISPVKCINILGTEYYPYTANDATMFKLKKQLNDIRKGRSSDKYNWNWFI; via the coding sequence ATGATAAATATCCAAAAGTCTAAAAGAAGTATGAAATCGAATTTTAACTATGATGATTTTGTATTTGGCGTTCAGCCAACAGACCATATTTTACTATGTAATTACAAAGATGGCTCTTGGCAATCACCAAGCATAATGCCATATGCCGATATTAAAATGAGCCCGATGTCACTGTGTTTACATTACGGGCAAACCGTATTTGAAGGAATGAAAGCATTTCGTCAAGATAATGGTCAAGTTATCATATTTCGTCCTGATAAGCATTTTAGAAGATTTAATGCTTCATTGGAAAGAATGTGTATGCCTGCTGTTGAGCAAGATTTATTTATTGAAGGAATAAAAGAATTGGTTCGTCTGGAAGAGCATTGGCTTCCGGAAGAACAAGAAATAAACTTATACATACGCCCGTTTATGATTGCCACAGAACCTCGATTAGGAGTTAAAGTTTCGGATGAATATTTATTCTGCATAGTATGTACACCAATGGGATTATATTATTCTGAACCTGTACGTTTAAAAGTAGAAACAGAATTTGTACGTGCGGCAGAAGGCGGAGTAGGTTATGCCAAATGCGGAGGAAATTACGGTGCTGCATTTTATCCGGCACAGCAAGCCAAAATACAGGGGTATGACCAGGTAATTTGGACAGATGCTAAAACTCACGAATATATTGAAGAAGCCGGCACAATGAATATTGCTATTGTAATAGACGATAGATTGATTACACCTAAGTTGAGTACTTCAATTCTTGACGGAGTTACCAGAAGTTCAATTATACAAATTGCAAAAGATTTGGGAATGATTGTCGAAGAAAGGAAAGTACAACTTCAAGAGCTTATTGATGAATTTCAATCCGGCAAAAAAATAGAAATATTTGGTGTGGGCACAGCTGCGGTTATCTCACCTGTTAAGTGTATAAATATCTTGGGAACAGAATATTATCCATATACCGCAAATGATGCAACAATGTTTAAACTGAAAAAGCAACTTAATGACATCAGAAAAGGGCGAAGTTCAGATAAATATAATTGGAACTGGTTTATATAA